The following is a genomic window from Paenibacillus sp. FSL R5-0766.
AGGACATAACCGGATTATTTTTGACAAAATGCAGGTGAAGCGACGAACCGAAGCCGTGGCAAAAGCACGTGAATGGAAACTCCTGTAACGGGTGTATCCTTGAAACGATACTTTAGTATCTAGGGGCCGAACCCACTTCCCGATATACTCATGGCAAACAGGAACATGTGGGGGGAAAGATATGAGAGCTATCATATGTACGAAGTATGGATCACCAGATGTGTTGCAGCTTAAAGACATAGCGAAGCCATCACCCAAAGATCATGAGATTCAGATTAAAATACACGCAACAACTGTAACATCCGGGGACTGCAGAGTTCGTGGTTCCAATGTTCCGTTTCTGTACTGGGTACCGATGCGTCTTTTTTTGGGATTCCGAAAACCTCGAAATTCGGTCCTGGGCGTAGAGTTGGCAGGAGAAGTTACGGCGATTGGCAAGGAAGTAAAGCAATTTAAGTTAGGTGATCAGGTGTATGCCATCAATGGATTGTCTTTTGGTGCCCATGCTCAGTATATATGTCTGTCCGAAGAGGATCCAGTCGCTCTGAAACCCCTCAACGCAACGTATGAGGAAGCAGCAGCAATTCCGTTTGGTGGAACTACGGCCTTATATTTTCTGCGCAAAGGAAACATTAAACGGGGAATGAAAGTGCTCATCTATGGAGCTTCGGGAGCCGTAGGAACTGCTGCTGTACAGCTTGCGAAATATTTTGGAGCAGAAGTGACGGGGGTATGCAGTACAACGAATGTGGAGTTCGCGAAGTCACTTGGTGCCGAGCATGTTATAGATTATATGAAGGAAGACTTCACAAAAACAAGTCAGCGGTATGATCTGATATTGGATGCAGTTGGAAAAATCTCGAAAGTTCAGTGTCGGCCCCTATTGGCACCTAACGGCACATATGTCACTGTTGATGGGCAAGGCATCGCAAGGGTTACTGCGAAGGATCTGATACTTCTTAAAGAGTTGATGGAGGCTGGTGAGATGCAAGCGGTGATTGATAGACGTTATGCCTTGGAGCAAATTCGGGAAGCTTATCGTTATGTGGAAACAGGGCGAAAGAGGGGAAATGTCGTGATTACGGTCAAACATGAGAACTAATTGGCAGTGTGCCGAACTTACTTTTCAAAGGAATGAAAAAGCCACCCTCGGTCATATGACCAAGAGCGGCTTTTTCACATGTTAGATACGCATGGCAGTTAATGAGCTATTAAGCTTTAACTTGTTCTCCAGCAAATACTTCAACGTTCATTGGAGCGGCCATGAATGCTGCTGCTTGTTGAACAAAAGCTTGGAAATGCGCGCTTGTGTTGTGGGAAGCTGTAGCAGCTTCATCTTTCCACAGCTCGATCATCGTGTATTGTTGTTCGTGTTCTGTGCTTTTTGCCAGGTCGTAGCTGATGTTACCTTCTTCTTGGCGTGTTGCAGCAATCAGTTCTTTCGCAGATGCGAGGAATGCTTGCTCTTGGTCCGGTTTAACTTGCAGATGAGCGTGAATGATAATCATAATGTATAACCTCCATATTGTGTTTGTTTGGAATGTGTTAAGAATGTATGCTTATTGACCAATATAATCGAGACTTATAGGGAAACCCTCCCTGATATTATGCCCAAGTTGTGATGGTTTCTACAGGCAGACGGTAGGAAGGGTGACCTTCTTTGGCCGATTTACCGATCGAGATCAACATAACGGGTTGATAACGCTCTTTGTCCATGCCAAATGCTTCTGCAATTTGATCTTTCTCATAACCACCAATTGGGTTGGTGTCATAACCATGCGCACGTGCAGCAAGCATCAATTGCATGGAAGCAAGGCCAGCATCGATCAGGTTAACGTCGCGAAGATCGGAAGCAGCCATCTTTTCGTAATAAGGCATTACAGTTTTGAGCTGCATATCCTTAATGTCTTGTGGCATGTAACCAAGTTCTACAGCTTTACCAAAAATCTCATCCATGTATTCAACGTTGTTCATATCAATAAATACGCCAATAACAGCGGCAGAAGTTAACACTTGATTTTGATTAAATCTCGCAAGTGGAGCAAGCTTTTCTTTACCTTCAGCCGTATCAACAACCAGAAAACGCCAAGGCTGCAAATTGATCGAAGATGGTGCACGGGAAGCTTCGGACAGAATTTCTGTCATCTCTTCACGGCTGATTTTCACTTCAGGATCGTAAAGTTTAACAGAACGGCGACCGTAGGTAATTTCGTTAAAATCATTGGTTTTTTGGAATTTGCTTTGAATTGTACTCATGATGGATCTCTCCTCTATATATGGGTTTAGAAATTGTTGTGCATACGTTCCAGGAGATCCGCGAGTGACTGAACTTCGTCTTCACTGAAATCCTGTAAAATCTGGTTGATAAAATTGGTCTTCTCTGCTTTGTAGCCTTCAATCTGCTTCCGACCGTGGTCCGTCAGACGAACAAAAGTGACCCGATTATCTTCGGGGTTCTTGCGTCTTGTAACCATCAGGTCCGCCTCAAGCTGTTTCAAGTGGCGTGTAATCGCAGCACTATCAATGTTAATGATTTTCTGCAGCATGGATTGGTTAATCTCATCTACCTGATCCAGCTCATGCAGAATTTCGAAGCGAGAGGAACTGATACCTGTACAGCGTTCAAACTTGGGACTGATTTTGTTACCCAACACGTTTAACAGATTGATGATTTGTTCTTCTTTGGAAACAATACGTGTCATGACTAGACCTCCCGGGTGAATCTGAATCATGAACAACGGCGTATGTTAACCAATGATTAATGTTGCAGTATACAATGCCATTGCCTAATGATTATTTGGATGCTCTCGATCATTGATGTATCAATATTTGATGCGTCAATCATTGATGGCTCAATTAATATATCATGCCTTTTATGATTTTGCAACAGGTTAGAAAATGTTGCTGATTCTAGTGTTATTATCCCGCTACGTTACATTGCAGTCCGTATATGTTGTCCAAATGGGTAAGTTAATATTGATTGTTTATGTTATTGAGAATTATTATCAACTAACTTATAATGAAATGTACATCATGATCGAAAATAACAGGCAAGTTCATAACAGCAACAAGAAGGTATGTCGATGTAATTTGGCGGGAGGGAAAGTACAGCGGATATGAATTTGAATGATCACATCAGGTTGTGGAATCATGTTTTTGTCAAAATACTGGATGTACGCCAGAACGCTTTGCATCCCGGGGAGAAGCTGAAGAACTATCAACTACCAGCGAGTACCTATCTATATATCACCGATGGGAGTGCACGGATACGAATGGATCAACACAGATACATCGTGGAGGGATTCCACATCATTCATGGAGGCAAACAGGCGAATTTAAACATGGAGACGGATTCGGGCGTGGTGTATTATATGATTTTGTACAAAGCCATTCTGGCCTTGCCCTGTGGGATGGAAATCCAGCATCTGATGGACCATGAACGTCCGTTCCAGGACCAATACGCACTTGTACCAACCCGTCCGCTGCACATGTATCAGTGTATGGAGGAATTAAAACAGGAGTGGGAACAGTCCACTAAGCTTGCAAAGTTACATGCCAAAACCTTATTTCATCAATGGGTATATTCTTTGTTGGCAGACATATACGAACAATCCATTCAGCCACATAAACCGGATACGGTCACACAGGCTATTGAATACATGAATGCTCATCTCCATAAGCCCATAGCTCTTGACGTAATGGCAGAAGCAATGGAATGCAGTGTGGGGCACTTGTCCAGGTTGTTCAAACAAAAGTTAAACATCAGTCCCATCCAGTATCTTGGACAGATCCGAATGGAGAGGGCAGCACATCTTCTGGTGCATACCCGTGCTACGCTGCAACAGATTGCAGAACAGGTCGGCTATCCGGATGCACATTCACTGAGCCGCAGCTTCAAAAAAATAAAAGGTCTTTCTCCAATTCGCTACAAAAAAGGAGTAAGCCAACGGTTTAACAAGTCGAAACAGACATTGGTATTGAACAACAAGCAAGATTTGCCCAGTATAATGCAAGAAAATGCCCTTCATTCGTTACATTCCCAGCTATATAATGATATTGATTATCAATATCAAAAGAATGTTGGAGGGGAATTAATAATGCAAGGAAAATTCAAAATGACAGCACTAAGCATGATGCTGTGTCTAACGCTATTGCTCACGGCCTGTTCCAGTCCGGCACCGTCTGCAAGTGGTACGCAAACAGAGACCAATGCGGCTACTACACAATCGGGTAACCAGACAACGGAGACAGGGAAATCGACTGCACAACCGGAGACGCGGACGGTCTCCACAATGAGGGGAGATGTGGTAATTCCGGCCAATCCTCAGCGTGTTGCTTCAGATCAATATATGGGGTACCTGCTGAAACTGGGCATTGTACCGATTGGTGTAAGAACATTTATGCTGAACGAAGGATGGATTGAAAAGTCTGGCATTGCTTCTGATGTTATAGCGAGTATTGAGGATTTGGGAGGAGAGTTCCCAATGAATCTGGAGAAATTAGTGTCACTTGAGCCGGATCTCATCATCGGTTCCATTGATAAAAATATTGAGGATTACGAAAAAATTGCAACGACCGTCTTTTTACCTTATTGGGAAGGCGATAAAACTTCTGGTCCACTGGAAAAGCTGCGCCGGATTGCTGGTGTTTTTGGTAAAGAGAAGGAAGCAGAGCAATGGATCACGACATATGAAGAGAATATCGAAGAGACTAAGAAGCAGATTGATGGTGTAATTAAAGAAGGCGAGACCGTATCCATCATTCAAATAGGATACAAAGCGTTGTATGTACTTGGTGCAGAAGGTGGGAACTATGGTAGTTCCACGATCTATGAGATGCTGAAACTGCCTCCTACTCAGCAAGCACTCGATATGAAGGATGGATTCGAGACGATCTCCCTTGAAGTACTGCCTGAGTATATGGGAGATCATATCTTCTTATATGGTTCGGGTAGCGAAGACGCCAAAGAGATCCTGAACAGCGAGGTGTGGAAACGTCTGCCTGCTGTGCAGAAAGGACAAGTTTACGTCTATGGTTCCTTGGATGGTACAGAGGATGAGTTCGTCATGGAAGATCCCTATTCACTGGAGTTGCAGTTAGATAGTATAAAGAATTTACTATTGGGAGCTAAAAAATAGAGTTAATTAGTTCACACAGAATCGGATCAGAACGGGGAGGGGACGTGAGCATGGAGGAGAATGATTGGATCAAACGACTGGAGCAACTACATTTCTCTGCTGTCCACGTCTACCATTACTCTAGCAGTCCGGGGGCTGTCCATCATCGGATATGGAAAAGGTTCGCCATTTGCAGGGTCATCGCTGGCAAGGGATCTGTGTCTATGGATAACATTGTACATACGGTGTCTCAAGACGATTGGTTTTTGTTGAAGCCAGGAATGCATGTGGAGTTTCAGACAGATATGGGAGCACCTGTCCGATATCAGATCATTTTATTTTCTTGTGTTACACTTACTCGGCGTCAGAATGCTTGGCATACCGAGGCATTTGATCTCCCTGTGACGGGCAAGCTTAATGTTCCTTCCAATACACGTGATATTCAGGAGATGATGGATACCCTGATGAATGGAAAGTACTCCATCAAGAGTCTTGAGAAGACGCGCAGGAAACATCTTTTGCATCAGTTGTTGATTCAGTTAATGATGCACGTGAAAGAAGCAACTACCCCTGTAACAGGGATGGATCTGGCACTTGAATATATGACGCATCAGTATATGGAAGACATTCGAATGGATCAGATGGCCCGCATGGCAGGTCTTAGTGTGAATCATTTTATAAGAACATTCAAACGGCAACTCAATATGACCCCGATTGAATATATAATGAAACTACGTATGACGAAGGCCAAGCAGCTGTTATTTTCTTCAGATAAAATCAAGGAAATTGCGGAGCAAGTGGGTTATAAGGACGAGCACTATTTCAGCAGAGTCTTCAAGAAAAATGAAGGAATCGCCCCAACGTTGTATATGAAAAATAAAGTGAATCGTATTGCGACCTTGTATTACGGGTTGGACGATTTTGTGATCACGCTCGGTTTGAGGCCAGTATCCGTTTTATCCTATGGTCAGAGGGTGGTTCGTCATGTTGCCATACCTGTGCTTCAAGCACACAGTCATCAGGGACTTATTCTGGATAGCTTCAATCAGAACTATGATGATTTGAGGCGAGTCCAACCGGATCTGATCATTACAAGTGATCGTTTGGAGCCAAATGACTCCCTGCATCGGATCGCGCCTACCACCATGCTGGAGCACACCAACCATTTTGGCGAGAGGCTTCTGTATATGGCGGACATTATGGGCCGCACCGAACAGGCTGTACAGTGGATTGAACAGCATGCTGAACTGAGCCGGGTGCTTCGAGGACGCATTCAATCGAGGTGGGGGAAACAGAGTGCCATGTTCATCCGGGTGACTTCTCATTTCTACCGAATGTATGGGTTGAATAACCAGACAGGGGCCCTGTTGTATGATGATCTGGGATTTTATTTGCCTCGTGATTTTCCGGAACAACAGTGGGCTGTAGAGAGTAAAGTTTGCGATTTGCAGTTATACGACGCGGATCATGTGTTTGTAATGGTCGATCCCACAGAAGAGGCACGTGCTCAACTGAGGCAATTACAGCAATCCAGTGCATGGTTGGCATTAAAGGCTGTTCAAGAAGGCCATGTATATAATGCAGGAGATATTTTCTTCAAAACGCTGGGTCCCACCGGACGCATGTGGGCCATGCGATATGTGGCAGAGCAACTTGGGGTTACCTTACGGTGATATTGTGCAAGAGAAGAGAGTGGAATAATCCATGGTAAGCCTGTACGCTTTTCCCTACTATAGTGATAATGATTATTATTATTAAATAGTAGAGGGGATTTACTACAAATGGTAAGACAGAGAGCAACAACGATGATACTGTTTGCCCTGCTTGTGCTCGTTCTGACGGCATGTAGCAAGGCAACAGAAGCAACGCCTCCGCAACAGGATACACCTGTGGAAGAGAGTGGTACACAAACGATTGAGCATCTTAAAGGAACAACGGTTGTACCGCAAAAAATAGAGCGTATGGTGGTATTATCTGCTGCTTACATCGATCACATGTTGACGATTGGTGAGAAACCAGCAGGCGTTAATGTAGAAGTTCGTTACGGAGGAGATTATTTGCCTTACTTTGCAGATCAGCTTGCCGGCATTCCAACGGTAGGGTCTGCAGACAGTCCTAACCTGGAGGCTATCCTTCAGATTGATCCGGATGTCATCGTTATTGAGAGTCGAACTGCGGAGAGTACGTATGATCAGTTGGAGAAAATCGCTCCGACGATTGTACTTGGTACTGAATGGCTGGATTTTGTTGATGATACAACATATTGGACACAGGATCTGTTGACCATTGCCGGGATGTACAACAAAGTGGATCTGGCAAAAGAAAAGATAGCCGAGGTAGAGCAGCAGGCGAAGCAATTAAAAGCGAAGATCGAACAACTGGATCAAAAAAAGTTGGCTTATCTGCGTGTAAGAGAGAAGACCTTACAAATTTACGCGGCAAAAGGACATCCAACCAACACACTTTTGTATCATGATCTTGGATTTGTGCCAACGACTGTGACACCTGCCGAACAACGTGAGGATTTGTCCATGGAGAAAATTGCAGATGTGGATGCTGATTTCGTAGTTCTGGAGATTGACCCGAATGCCGATGAGTATTTAAACAACATCAATGCAAGCTCACTCTGGAAGGGAGTACCGGCTGTTGGTACAGATCAGGTCTATACGACAGATTCCTTCTGGTTGTTTAAGGGCTGGGGAGCAATTGGGCGAAGCGAGATTATCAACGAAGTTGAAGACATGATTAATAGATGAGACGTTATCCAAGACATGATTATTCAGAGATGTCGGAAGCGTTACAGCAATTTTTTGTGACGACGATCCAAGCGACTTGTGATGATTCCAAGTATCCTTTCCATGTGAAAGATCTGCTGAATGAAGAGAAACGAAACTTGATATTGCGTGAACAGGCTGTGCAGCAAGGGCTTCAATTGGGCGGCAAAGGAAGTGTGGCCGTCGGTACACTTTTTGCCAAACGTTACTCCGTATTTGTTATGTCCGTAATCTCAGCTTTCAGTCTATACGATACTATACTTAGTGTTGCAGACGATGATGTGCGGTTTGAATTGAATGGAGCAGGTGGCATGCGATATGAGACTCGGCTGAAGAGCTCCTTGTTGGAGGGGGGAGATCCTGTTCAGCGCAGATCAGAGAGTGGCTTGCTCAAGAAGAGAATGCTGTTACATCTGGAACCTGTTCTACGAGCAGTGGCCGTCGCTACAGGAGCGAACGATAAGGTCATGTGGTCTCTGGTTGCGCATAATGTGCAACAATTGTATGCACGAATGATTAATGATGAGAGCATATGGAAGACAGATGAACGGCTTGAACAGATCAAGGAAGATCAAAACATATGGCTTGAAGAACAAACTGAAAATGCATTTACATTTGCCAATGAGCTACAGTGCTTCGAACATTCCGGGTGGCAGGGACCGCCGTTCCTGATACGCCGATATTGTTGTTTGGCATATCAGGTTGGAGACGGAAGTCATACACATGGGTATTGTGACAGTTGTCCGAAGCTGGATTCGGAATCCCGATTGCGTAAACTTCTCCAGCAGTGAACAGACA
Proteins encoded in this region:
- a CDS encoding NAD(P)-dependent alcohol dehydrogenase translates to MRAIICTKYGSPDVLQLKDIAKPSPKDHEIQIKIHATTVTSGDCRVRGSNVPFLYWVPMRLFLGFRKPRNSVLGVELAGEVTAIGKEVKQFKLGDQVYAINGLSFGAHAQYICLSEEDPVALKPLNATYEEAAAIPFGGTTALYFLRKGNIKRGMKVLIYGASGAVGTAAVQLAKYFGAEVTGVCSTTNVEFAKSLGAEHVIDYMKEDFTKTSQRYDLILDAVGKISKVQCRPLLAPNGTYVTVDGQGIARVTAKDLILLKELMEAGEMQAVIDRRYALEQIREAYRYVETGRKRGNVVITVKHEN
- a CDS encoding putative quinol monooxygenase: MIIIHAHLQVKPDQEQAFLASAKELIAATRQEEGNISYDLAKSTEHEQQYTMIELWKDEAATASHNTSAHFQAFVQQAAAFMAAPMNVEVFAGEQVKA
- a CDS encoding nitroreductase family protein — encoded protein: MSTIQSKFQKTNDFNEITYGRRSVKLYDPEVKISREEMTEILSEASRAPSSINLQPWRFLVVDTAEGKEKLAPLARFNQNQVLTSAAVIGVFIDMNNVEYMDEIFGKAVELGYMPQDIKDMQLKTVMPYYEKMAASDLRDVNLIDAGLASMQLMLAARAHGYDTNPIGGYEKDQIAEAFGMDKERYQPVMLISIGKSAKEGHPSYRLPVETITTWA
- a CDS encoding MarR family transcriptional regulator, with translation MTRIVSKEEQIINLLNVLGNKISPKFERCTGISSSRFEILHELDQVDEINQSMLQKIINIDSAAITRHLKQLEADLMVTRRKNPEDNRVTFVRLTDHGRKQIEGYKAEKTNFINQILQDFSEDEVQSLADLLERMHNNF
- a CDS encoding AraC family transcriptional regulator, with protein sequence MNLNDHIRLWNHVFVKILDVRQNALHPGEKLKNYQLPASTYLYITDGSARIRMDQHRYIVEGFHIIHGGKQANLNMETDSGVVYYMILYKAILALPCGMEIQHLMDHERPFQDQYALVPTRPLHMYQCMEELKQEWEQSTKLAKLHAKTLFHQWVYSLLADIYEQSIQPHKPDTVTQAIEYMNAHLHKPIALDVMAEAMECSVGHLSRLFKQKLNISPIQYLGQIRMERAAHLLVHTRATLQQIAEQVGYPDAHSLSRSFKKIKGLSPIRYKKGVSQRFNKSKQTLVLNNKQDLPSIMQENALHSLHSQLYNDIDYQYQKNVGGELIMQGKFKMTALSMMLCLTLLLTACSSPAPSASGTQTETNAATTQSGNQTTETGKSTAQPETRTVSTMRGDVVIPANPQRVASDQYMGYLLKLGIVPIGVRTFMLNEGWIEKSGIASDVIASIEDLGGEFPMNLEKLVSLEPDLIIGSIDKNIEDYEKIATTVFLPYWEGDKTSGPLEKLRRIAGVFGKEKEAEQWITTYEENIEETKKQIDGVIKEGETVSIIQIGYKALYVLGAEGGNYGSSTIYEMLKLPPTQQALDMKDGFETISLEVLPEYMGDHIFLYGSGSEDAKEILNSEVWKRLPAVQKGQVYVYGSLDGTEDEFVMEDPYSLELQLDSIKNLLLGAKK
- a CDS encoding helix-turn-helix domain-containing protein — encoded protein: MEENDWIKRLEQLHFSAVHVYHYSSSPGAVHHRIWKRFAICRVIAGKGSVSMDNIVHTVSQDDWFLLKPGMHVEFQTDMGAPVRYQIILFSCVTLTRRQNAWHTEAFDLPVTGKLNVPSNTRDIQEMMDTLMNGKYSIKSLEKTRRKHLLHQLLIQLMMHVKEATTPVTGMDLALEYMTHQYMEDIRMDQMARMAGLSVNHFIRTFKRQLNMTPIEYIMKLRMTKAKQLLFSSDKIKEIAEQVGYKDEHYFSRVFKKNEGIAPTLYMKNKVNRIATLYYGLDDFVITLGLRPVSVLSYGQRVVRHVAIPVLQAHSHQGLILDSFNQNYDDLRRVQPDLIITSDRLEPNDSLHRIAPTTMLEHTNHFGERLLYMADIMGRTEQAVQWIEQHAELSRVLRGRIQSRWGKQSAMFIRVTSHFYRMYGLNNQTGALLYDDLGFYLPRDFPEQQWAVESKVCDLQLYDADHVFVMVDPTEEARAQLRQLQQSSAWLALKAVQEGHVYNAGDIFFKTLGPTGRMWAMRYVAEQLGVTLR
- a CDS encoding ABC transporter substrate-binding protein — encoded protein: MVRQRATTMILFALLVLVLTACSKATEATPPQQDTPVEESGTQTIEHLKGTTVVPQKIERMVVLSAAYIDHMLTIGEKPAGVNVEVRYGGDYLPYFADQLAGIPTVGSADSPNLEAILQIDPDVIVIESRTAESTYDQLEKIAPTIVLGTEWLDFVDDTTYWTQDLLTIAGMYNKVDLAKEKIAEVEQQAKQLKAKIEQLDQKKLAYLRVREKTLQIYAAKGHPTNTLLYHDLGFVPTTVTPAEQREDLSMEKIADVDADFVVLEIDPNADEYLNNINASSLWKGVPAVGTDQVYTTDSFWLFKGWGAIGRSEIINEVEDMINR
- a CDS encoding (2Fe-2S)-binding protein, with product MRRYPRHDYSEMSEALQQFFVTTIQATCDDSKYPFHVKDLLNEEKRNLILREQAVQQGLQLGGKGSVAVGTLFAKRYSVFVMSVISAFSLYDTILSVADDDVRFELNGAGGMRYETRLKSSLLEGGDPVQRRSESGLLKKRMLLHLEPVLRAVAVATGANDKVMWSLVAHNVQQLYARMINDESIWKTDERLEQIKEDQNIWLEEQTENAFTFANELQCFEHSGWQGPPFLIRRYCCLAYQVGDGSHTHGYCDSCPKLDSESRLRKLLQQ